From a single Phycisphaeraceae bacterium genomic region:
- a CDS encoding ABC transporter ATP-binding protein codes for MSSAGFSHKSLESFFAGAQTTNWGLIKWMVRLGLSFPRRCLTLLCIHLVMLGLTLGGLSLVGTAIDLIKYVVGDGPRPTLPLHLPFPEAGLAAPMKALIFLGVGIVLLALVRMGLRYGTAVATSQLINTIMIKLRTAVYDKLQRLSFRFFDANETGSIINRATSDVAGIASFAEWAIIQIIVLLITLVAYFLFMLQMHPTLTLVGLATSPLLMVASIWYSHSVRPALEHKSKLYDRVILTLSENVLGQHVVKGFALEDAEIAKFHAANDAFRVQQRWLFKRSSLYSSTVWLLTQVNLVVVLLYGGFLVIADHGNPSASFTVGSLIVFAALLQQFSSQVEAIANVANTLQASLTSAGRVYEVLHAPLEISSAPDAISISRLRGDVEFDRVSFGYFPSEPVLTDLSFKVQAGQCVAILGATGTGKSTLLSLIPRFYDPTGGRLLIDGIDVRKIKLEDLRRNIGLVFQESFLFSNTIANNIAFGQPNASREQVIKAAQIAAAHDFIMELPKGYDTVIGEQGMTLSGGQRQRLAIARAILLEPAILILDDATAAIDPETEHEILLAMDNAMKGRTTFVVAHRLSTLNRADFVIVLDRGRIVEAGTQDELMKRGGRYMEVAKVQVGDAESRDIMKARLWYEGQIPSLLDDVRAIE; via the coding sequence GTGTCGTCTGCCGGTTTCTCACATAAATCCCTCGAATCGTTCTTCGCTGGTGCGCAGACGACCAACTGGGGTCTCATCAAGTGGATGGTCAGGCTTGGCTTGTCATTCCCGCGCCGTTGTCTGACGCTCCTGTGTATCCACCTCGTAATGCTCGGACTGACGCTCGGCGGGCTTTCGCTGGTCGGAACCGCCATCGACCTCATTAAATATGTCGTAGGGGACGGTCCTCGGCCGACGCTTCCGCTCCATCTGCCGTTTCCAGAGGCAGGTCTTGCTGCTCCCATGAAAGCGCTGATCTTCCTTGGTGTCGGCATTGTGCTGCTGGCATTGGTTCGGATGGGGCTACGCTACGGCACTGCGGTTGCGACATCACAGTTGATCAACACCATCATGATCAAGCTGCGAACAGCGGTTTATGACAAACTTCAGAGACTCTCCTTTCGTTTCTTTGACGCCAATGAGACTGGTTCAATCATTAACCGCGCCACCAGCGATGTAGCGGGGATCGCCTCATTCGCCGAGTGGGCGATCATCCAAATCATCGTCCTGCTTATCACGCTGGTGGCGTACTTCCTGTTCATGCTCCAAATGCATCCGACGCTCACACTCGTCGGGTTGGCAACCTCTCCACTGCTCATGGTCGCGTCAATCTGGTATTCGCACTCCGTCCGGCCGGCCCTGGAGCATAAGAGCAAACTCTACGATCGTGTCATTCTCACGCTCTCCGAAAACGTACTGGGGCAACACGTCGTCAAAGGTTTCGCTCTCGAGGATGCGGAAATTGCAAAATTTCACGCTGCCAATGACGCTTTCCGCGTGCAGCAGCGATGGCTGTTCAAACGCAGTTCGCTTTACAGCTCGACGGTATGGCTTCTGACACAGGTGAATCTTGTAGTCGTGCTGCTCTATGGCGGCTTTCTCGTTATTGCAGATCATGGCAACCCGTCGGCCTCGTTCACCGTTGGTTCACTGATCGTTTTTGCCGCCCTGCTTCAACAGTTTTCCTCCCAGGTCGAAGCAATCGCCAATGTGGCTAACACGCTCCAAGCCAGCCTGACCTCGGCTGGGCGTGTTTACGAAGTGCTGCACGCGCCTCTGGAGATTTCCAGCGCACCTGACGCCATTTCCATCAGCCGGTTGCGCGGAGACGTCGAGTTTGATCGCGTTTCGTTTGGCTATTTTCCCAGCGAGCCGGTGCTCACAGATCTGTCTTTCAAGGTACAGGCCGGACAGTGTGTGGCGATCCTTGGAGCGACGGGAACGGGCAAGAGCACGCTGTTATCGCTAATCCCCCGCTTTTACGACCCCACTGGCGGCCGACTGCTCATCGACGGCATCGACGTACGAAAGATCAAACTCGAAGACCTGCGAAGAAACATCGGCCTGGTTTTTCAGGAGAGTTTTCTTTTCAGTAACACGATTGCGAATAATATCGCTTTCGGTCAGCCCAATGCATCGCGTGAGCAGGTGATTAAGGCAGCACAAATCGCCGCAGCCCATGACTTCATCATGGAATTGCCTAAAGGTTACGACACAGTCATCGGTGAACAGGGCATGACACTCTCCGGCGGGCAGCGACAGCGGCTTGCGATCGCCAGAGCCATCCTTCTTGAACCGGCGATTCTGATCCTCGACGACGCCACAGCCGCGATCGACCCTGAGACCGAACACGAAATTCTTCTGGCTATGGACAACGCAATGAAGGGACGCACGACATTCGTCGTAGCCCACAGGCTCAGCACGCTGAACCGAGCGGATTTCGTCATCGTGCTCGATCGCGGGCGGATCGTCGAAGCTGGCACGCAGGATGAGCTGATGAAACGCGGCGGACGGTACATGGAAGTTGCAAAGGTTCAGGTGGGAGACGCTGAAAGCCGGGACATCATGAAAGCACGGCTGTGGTACGAGGGGCAAATCCCGTCGCTGCTCGATGATGTGAGGGCGATTGAATGA
- a CDS encoding class I fructose-bisphosphate aldolase, giving the protein MPNIRDLLGNDADALLSYKARGFARDKLHLPGPDFVDRVLSVSDRSPQVLRNFQALLGHGRLAGTGYVSILPVDQGVEHSAGASFAPNPLYFDPENIVKLAIEGGCNAVASTLGVCGAVARKYAHKIPFLVKLNHNEFLTYPNKYDQIMFASVEQAYQLGAVAVGATIYFGSEESGRQIQEVSAAFARAHELGLVTVLWCYLRNPAFKTADKDFHTAADLTGQANHLGVTIQADIIKQKLPTNNGGYNALKFGKTHKDVYTKLTPDDHPIELTRYQVVNGFNGRAPLINSGGESKGESDLAEAVRTAVINKRAGGMGLISGRKAFQRPMKEGIALLNAIQDVYLDQTVTVA; this is encoded by the coding sequence ATGCCGAATATTCGTGATCTACTGGGGAATGATGCCGATGCGCTGCTTTCGTATAAGGCACGCGGCTTTGCTCGTGACAAGCTTCATTTGCCCGGCCCGGATTTTGTGGATCGTGTCCTTTCCGTGAGCGATCGCAGCCCGCAGGTATTGCGCAACTTTCAGGCACTGCTTGGTCACGGCCGTCTTGCCGGCACAGGTTACGTTTCAATTCTGCCGGTTGATCAGGGAGTGGAGCATTCAGCGGGAGCGAGTTTTGCGCCGAATCCGCTCTACTTTGACCCTGAAAACATCGTGAAGCTGGCTATTGAAGGCGGATGTAACGCCGTCGCCTCGACTCTTGGCGTCTGCGGTGCGGTCGCGCGAAAATATGCGCACAAGATTCCCTTCCTTGTGAAGCTCAATCACAATGAGTTTCTTACTTATCCCAATAAATACGACCAGATCATGTTTGCCAGCGTTGAGCAGGCTTACCAGCTAGGTGCAGTGGCGGTAGGTGCGACCATCTACTTTGGCAGCGAGGAATCCGGTCGGCAGATTCAAGAGGTATCCGCTGCATTTGCACGGGCTCACGAGCTTGGCCTCGTGACGGTGTTGTGGTGCTATCTTCGCAACCCGGCATTCAAGACGGCTGACAAGGATTTTCACACTGCTGCCGACCTCACAGGTCAGGCGAATCATCTTGGGGTGACGATTCAGGCAGACATCATCAAGCAGAAATTACCGACTAACAATGGCGGTTACAACGCGCTGAAATTCGGCAAGACACATAAGGACGTTTACACCAAGCTCACGCCTGACGACCATCCCATCGAGTTGACTCGCTACCAGGTTGTCAATGGATTCAATGGCCGTGCGCCACTGATCAACTCTGGAGGCGAAAGCAAAGGAGAGAGCGATCTGGCAGAGGCTGTACGCACTGCGGTAATCAACAAACGAGCAGGCGGCATGGGGCTTATCTCCGGACGCAAGGCATTTCAGCGTCCCATGAAAGAGGGCATCGCTCTTCTCAACGCGATTCAAGATGTTTACCTTGATCAAACTGTAACTGTTGCCTGA
- a CDS encoding DegT/DnrJ/EryC1/StrS family aminotransferase: MATTVSTSKLAINGGPKAVPDDVKFEVWPRVDQDDEAMVLASLRQNNHAWGPNCVALQDEFAAWNGNKYCAVTNSGTAALHMGLAACGVGAGDEVITTSLSWTSSATCILHHNAIPIFVDVEWKTMLIDPSRIEKAISPKTKAILPVHYWGVPCDMDAIMDIAKRKGLFVVEDACQAHGSLFKGRKVGTFGHCSAFSLNQNKNFCGGEGGLFVTEDEDMHVKGRALMNFGEMRAPEAKRDFHAYGMGWMYRTSDLPAAFARSQLRKLTRTNDEARANWRRLDRAMEGTPNLTRPFSTKDQETNGYAYVARPDPAYAAKRGVPLPALQTAVVNALKAEGVPMGAARWMLPAHTVFQAKNGYGHGCPWTCGFARPDISYDLSQYPVAQQCIDTCIWLAVNGHRPPNANAQVDAMAAGVRKVFENLDDLAV; encoded by the coding sequence ATGGCTACAACTGTTTCCACGTCCAAACTCGCAATCAATGGCGGCCCCAAGGCTGTACCTGATGACGTGAAGTTCGAGGTCTGGCCGCGTGTCGATCAGGATGACGAAGCGATGGTGCTCGCTTCACTGCGGCAGAATAATCATGCATGGGGGCCAAACTGTGTCGCTTTGCAGGATGAGTTTGCCGCGTGGAACGGCAACAAATACTGCGCGGTAACCAATTCCGGTACCGCAGCCCTGCACATGGGGCTTGCTGCGTGCGGCGTCGGCGCGGGTGATGAAGTCATCACCACTTCGCTGTCATGGACTTCCAGCGCGACCTGCATCCTCCACCACAATGCGATTCCCATCTTCGTAGATGTCGAGTGGAAGACGATGCTCATCGATCCGTCGAGAATTGAAAAAGCAATTTCACCCAAAACCAAGGCCATACTCCCCGTCCACTACTGGGGCGTACCCTGCGATATGGACGCGATCATGGATATCGCGAAACGCAAGGGGCTTTTCGTTGTCGAGGATGCGTGCCAGGCACATGGCTCACTTTTCAAAGGGCGAAAGGTCGGCACGTTCGGCCATTGCAGTGCATTCAGCCTGAATCAAAACAAAAACTTCTGCGGTGGTGAGGGGGGACTATTTGTTACCGAAGACGAGGACATGCACGTAAAGGGAAGGGCACTGATGAACTTTGGCGAGATGCGTGCTCCCGAAGCCAAACGAGATTTTCATGCCTACGGCATGGGCTGGATGTACCGCACGAGCGATCTGCCCGCGGCGTTTGCCCGTAGCCAGCTTCGAAAGCTGACCCGTACCAATGATGAAGCTCGTGCCAACTGGCGACGACTTGATCGTGCGATGGAGGGCACTCCAAACCTGACTAGGCCGTTTAGTACGAAAGATCAGGAAACCAACGGATACGCCTACGTTGCCCGTCCCGATCCCGCCTACGCAGCAAAACGCGGCGTGCCGTTGCCAGCTTTACAAACTGCGGTAGTTAATGCGCTGAAGGCAGAAGGCGTACCGATGGGCGCTGCGCGATGGATGCTTCCCGCGCACACCGTATTCCAGGCGAAGAATGGTTACGGACATGGTTGCCCCTGGACTTGCGGGTTCGCGCGACCGGATATCAGTTACGACCTGTCTCAGTACCCCGTGGCGCAGCAGTGCATCGACACATGTATCTGGTTAGCGGTCAACGGTCACCGTCCCCCCAACGCCAATGCACAGGTCGATGCGATGGCTGCGGGGGTAAGAAAAGTATTCGAAAATCTTGATGATCTTGCAGTGTGA
- a CDS encoding alanine--glyoxylate aminotransferase family protein yields the protein MPAKLSFKQRLLTPGPTSVPEAVLLEMAQPIIHHRTKQFQAIFKDLSERLQKLYRTKGPVLSIAGSGTTAFEAAQISLARPGSKVIAVASGKFGERWQDIYDSYAKTLGLEVIKLNVAWGSAVTAAQIEDTIKANPGVSAVALCHSETSTATACAIKAIAAVVSKTDALLLVDGITSVGSIPVEMDAWGIDCLVTGSQKALMLPPGLGFVGLGERALKRLEEVKPQGYYNLDLRRWLKSWQKNDVPFTPPVSLIRGQRVALEMIEAEGLENVWTRANRLAAAGRAAFLAMGLKLCSSSPSDSVTGAFYPDGVDDKKFRAAVRDNHGVHIAGGQSGRGAAWEGKIFRISHMGYVDAGDTLAGLAAIESELRSSGATIAAGSAVAAAGKVLNA from the coding sequence ATGCCTGCCAAACTATCTTTCAAGCAACGCCTGCTCACTCCCGGCCCGACCTCTGTACCTGAAGCGGTACTGCTGGAAATGGCTCAACCGATCATCCATCACCGCACGAAGCAATTCCAAGCGATCTTTAAGGATCTTTCGGAACGATTGCAAAAACTCTACCGCACGAAAGGCCCTGTGCTGAGCATTGCGGGATCGGGAACCACGGCTTTTGAAGCGGCACAGATATCACTGGCGAGGCCGGGATCGAAAGTGATTGCCGTCGCCAGCGGAAAGTTCGGAGAACGATGGCAGGACATTTACGATTCATATGCGAAGACGCTCGGCCTCGAGGTCATCAAACTCAACGTTGCATGGGGCAGTGCTGTCACAGCAGCTCAGATTGAGGACACGATCAAAGCAAATCCAGGCGTGAGTGCTGTCGCCCTTTGCCACAGCGAAACATCAACAGCTACCGCATGCGCCATCAAGGCGATCGCGGCAGTTGTTTCGAAAACGGATGCGCTTCTCCTTGTGGACGGCATCACGTCGGTCGGCTCAATACCCGTTGAAATGGATGCGTGGGGTATTGATTGTCTCGTAACCGGGTCACAAAAAGCTTTAATGCTCCCGCCGGGTCTTGGGTTTGTCGGGCTTGGCGAGCGGGCACTCAAACGGCTCGAAGAGGTCAAACCGCAGGGTTACTACAACCTTGATCTGCGACGGTGGCTTAAGAGCTGGCAGAAAAATGATGTGCCGTTTACTCCGCCGGTGAGCCTGATTCGCGGGCAGCGTGTGGCTCTGGAGATGATCGAAGCGGAGGGTTTAGAAAATGTTTGGACTCGTGCGAATAGACTCGCCGCGGCAGGACGTGCGGCGTTTCTTGCGATGGGATTGAAGCTTTGCAGCTCTTCGCCTTCCGACTCAGTGACGGGAGCGTTTTATCCGGATGGTGTGGACGACAAGAAATTCCGTGCGGCAGTCCGCGACAACCATGGCGTACACATCGCCGGCGGGCAGTCTGGTCGAGGTGCGGCATGGGAGGGCAAGATTTTCCGCATCTCCCATATGGGTTATGTGGATGCGGGAGATACGCTGGCAGGCCTCGCAGCTATTGAAAGTGAGCTGCGGTCTTCCGGTGCAACCATTGCGGCGGGAAGTGCGGTTGCTGCGGCAGGAAAGGTTTTGAACGCGTAA
- a CDS encoding LOG family protein: MPINPVAMKANDQAVIQRCLELLSQVEGTADREIAAELIQAVVKLSADDPGRGEMRLMLRAFKELRYAFKTFKGYRHRRKVSMFGSARTKPEHPDYVLAEHMARLCAEAGFMVITGAGPGIMQAGNVGAGQAHSFGVAIKLPFEQSTNKAIAGDDKLIHFRYFFSRKLIFVKETHAIALFPGGFGTHDEGFEVLTLVQTGRADPLPIVMIEHAGGSYWKEWDRFVRKELLGNGMISPEDTSLYHITNDAADAVKHITQFYSNYQSLRYVRDDLILRIKHAPTPEELDDLNTKFADILTGGTITASMTSRFEPESKFPEMACLSLAFNRRSLARLRHLIDRLNTLPSLPPLKETAVEAAEVGVNESDRGLSEIAEEEGVKIIGPEI, translated from the coding sequence ATGCCGATAAATCCGGTTGCGATGAAAGCCAACGACCAAGCGGTAATACAACGATGTCTGGAATTGCTCAGCCAGGTGGAAGGCACCGCTGACCGTGAAATAGCCGCGGAGCTGATTCAGGCTGTCGTTAAGCTGTCCGCCGACGATCCCGGCCGAGGGGAGATGCGGCTCATGCTCCGTGCGTTCAAGGAACTGCGCTATGCCTTCAAGACATTTAAGGGATATCGACATCGGCGCAAGGTGAGCATGTTTGGCTCCGCGCGGACCAAACCTGAACATCCCGATTACGTTCTCGCGGAACATATGGCCCGACTCTGTGCGGAGGCGGGTTTCATGGTGATCACCGGTGCTGGGCCGGGCATTATGCAAGCGGGCAACGTCGGTGCTGGTCAGGCGCACTCGTTTGGTGTTGCGATCAAGCTGCCTTTTGAGCAGAGCACCAATAAGGCGATTGCCGGCGACGATAAGCTCATCCACTTTCGCTACTTTTTTTCGCGTAAGTTGATTTTCGTGAAGGAAACGCACGCGATCGCGCTTTTCCCGGGTGGCTTTGGAACTCACGACGAAGGGTTTGAAGTACTTACTCTGGTTCAGACGGGACGAGCTGATCCGTTACCGATCGTAATGATCGAACATGCGGGCGGCAGCTACTGGAAGGAATGGGACCGCTTCGTAAGGAAGGAACTGCTGGGCAACGGAATGATCTCGCCGGAAGATACTTCTCTCTACCACATCACCAACGATGCAGCCGATGCGGTGAAGCACATCACGCAGTTTTACAGCAACTATCAGTCGCTGCGTTATGTCCGTGACGATCTCATCCTGCGGATCAAGCACGCGCCAACGCCGGAGGAGCTTGATGATCTGAATACGAAGTTTGCCGACATACTTACCGGAGGCACGATTACCGCCAGCATGACATCTCGATTTGAGCCGGAGTCGAAATTTCCTGAAATGGCGTGTTTATCGTTGGCGTTTAACCGTCGATCGCTGGCTCGATTGCGTCATTTGATCGACCGGCTAAATACATTACCGAGTCTGCCGCCGCTGAAAGAGACTGCAGTGGAGGCAGCGGAGGTCGGTGTCAATGAGAGCGACCGTGGCTTGTCGGAAATTGCTGAAGAAGAGGGAGTAAAAATCATCGGGCCGGAGATTTAA
- a CDS encoding nucleoside deaminase: protein MKSERGVRVIENHLNYQSLLNEAYEEALQGLREGGLPIGSILADSTGRIVARGHNLRVQTGDPTAHAEVTCIRNAGRRRDWTTLTLVSTLSPCIMCTGTSLLYRIPRVVIGESENFLGAEDLFVKHKVEVIRLNDPRCIALMHEFIKSRPDLWNEDIGI from the coding sequence ATGAAATCAGAGCGTGGAGTACGAGTCATCGAAAACCATCTCAATTATCAGAGTCTGCTTAATGAGGCGTATGAAGAAGCACTGCAGGGACTGCGCGAAGGCGGCCTGCCCATCGGTTCGATCTTGGCAGACTCAACAGGTCGGATTGTCGCTCGTGGTCACAATCTGCGCGTGCAGACTGGCGATCCAACCGCCCATGCTGAGGTCACTTGTATCCGCAATGCGGGAAGACGACGTGACTGGACAACACTCACACTCGTGAGCACGCTTTCACCATGCATCATGTGTACCGGCACAAGCCTGCTTTACCGCATACCGCGCGTGGTGATCGGTGAAAGCGAAAACTTCCTTGGAGCAGAAGATTTGTTCGTTAAGCACAAAGTCGAGGTAATCAGGCTCAATGATCCTCGATGCATCGCTCTGATGCATGAGTTCATTAAATCGCGGCCGGACTTATGGAATGAAGATATCGGGATTTAG
- a CDS encoding alpha/beta fold hydrolase, whose translation MAGLFILFLVAAGLLVISISAATVYLMTHPRRLTYAVAIGRGWATSPAELGLEHDEEIFSFADGERTPVWKIKGKKEDGPVVIITHGWGDGRYGVLPWVEQFADFASSIVAYDLRGQGESSAAASRLGTTEVGDLLELVAHVSETNRLVVLVGLSMGAGISIAAAARNPDNIAGVIGESAYRRGMQPVAGYYHINRWPLWPFYHLVGLWLVLRYSSDRAFDRARHAAQLHCPLMLLHGAMDPISPMIAARQIVEAVAEGRGQLVEFENGAHLDLMKIEPERYREVVTIFFAGLNTAAEPKRRAI comes from the coding sequence ATGGCCGGCCTGTTCATCCTTTTTCTCGTGGCTGCTGGATTGTTAGTTATCAGTATTTCGGCGGCAACGGTCTATCTCATGACGCATCCGCGCCGGTTGACCTATGCCGTGGCGATCGGACGCGGATGGGCCACCAGCCCTGCGGAACTGGGACTTGAGCATGATGAGGAAATATTTTCCTTTGCGGATGGCGAACGAACGCCTGTTTGGAAGATCAAGGGTAAAAAGGAGGATGGCCCCGTTGTAATCATCACTCACGGCTGGGGTGATGGGCGTTACGGTGTTCTGCCGTGGGTCGAGCAGTTTGCGGACTTTGCTTCAAGCATTGTGGCTTACGACCTTCGCGGGCAGGGGGAGTCATCCGCGGCTGCGAGTCGGCTGGGAACAACTGAAGTGGGCGATCTTCTTGAATTGGTAGCCCATGTTTCCGAAACGAACCGGCTAGTAGTTCTCGTTGGGTTATCGATGGGTGCGGGTATTTCCATTGCTGCTGCCGCCCGCAATCCGGATAACATTGCGGGAGTTATTGGTGAGTCGGCCTATCGTCGCGGCATGCAGCCGGTTGCCGGATATTATCACATCAACCGTTGGCCGCTATGGCCGTTTTATCACCTCGTCGGTCTGTGGCTGGTCTTGCGATATTCGTCGGATCGAGCATTCGATCGCGCTCGCCATGCGGCTCAATTGCATTGCCCGCTTATGCTGTTGCATGGGGCAATGGATCCTATTTCGCCAATGATCGCAGCACGGCAGATAGTCGAGGCAGTAGCCGAAGGTCGCGGCCAACTCGTAGAGTTTGAAAATGGAGCGCATCTGGATTTGATGAAAATTGAGCCGGAACGTTACCGCGAAGTAGTCACGATTTTCTTTGCTGGCCTTAATACCGCGGCGGAACCGAAACGGAGAGCAATATGA